GGGGTCACATCACAATAGAAATGGTTGATTAGGTTGGGGCCACAAAATGGGAGTTGGCAGATCAAGATGGTCTGCACTATGACAGTGAAGAAACCTCCCAGCCAAGACCCCAAGGCTAACTGCAGGCAAAGCTTGCTGTTCATGATGATGCTGTAATGCAGTGGGTTGCAGATGGCTATGTAGCGGTCAAAGGACATTGAGGCAAGCAGGCAGAATTCAGTAGCCCcaagaaggaaatggaaaaaggcTTGGGTGATGCAACAGTAGAAGCAGATGGCCCTCCTCTCTGCCAGGAAATTGGCCAGCATCTTGGGCGACAGGGTGGTGACATAAaagatctccaggaaggagaagttccctaggaagaagtacatggggttGTGGAGATGGTGATCATGGATGATGATGAAAACAATCAGGATGTTGCCTGTGACAGTGAGGATGTACATAAGCAGAACAGGAACAAATAGATACTTCTGCAGCTCTGCGGAGCCTGGAAACCCTTGGAGGATAAACTCAGTGAGGACAGTTTGATTTGTTTGAGGCATTTCCCGGAGAAGACTCATCTGCCTGACTCCTTTCTATATACCTGCTAAGAGTGTGGGGGGGAAAGATGAATAAGACAGCAAACTATTgctgatattaatattgtgcagcttgaaggGACTGAATGCATAACAACTGACTCATTTCTGAAATAAAAGATTGTCCACGCCCAAAAGTTTGATTCAAAGCTTTACCTGcataactttcttcaaaacagagcaaacaacaacaacagtaaatgatacatccaaacagtTCTGTAATATCCAAGTTCATTAtcttaaaaataactttaaacaGGACTGAGGTCAAAACTCTAGCTCTCCCCCATTACAGCCTTCATTACAGCCTGAGGTTATGTGCTCCTAGAGTGAGCTCCATTATCAACCAGGATTTGCTACCTGGTACCTTTGttacctgatctaaggttaaacactcatgtgTTAGCTAGCAGAGAATAACAATAGTTAGTTATCAACAGATCTAGGAGTTTAGAGAGCCCAAAACCCCACATTAAAACCTTCCGTAATGCACAAAGGCATTTCCCCTTTCGGTGTCAATTatacaattatacttaacaaacTAGCTGTATCACCAGCCTGCTTAGATTTCTAGTTTAATTTCAGAACAGGCTCAGGTACCCTATGTTAAAGCAATAGGCATGTTatacaagggggaggggaggacaccATACCAGCTGCTCCTAGTATAGATCTGTGGGATTGCATTCCATACATTCTCACCAATCCATACAACCTTTTAAAGTGAGTATTGCAAGTAGGATGAAAGTTCCCTTTGAGAATCCAGTGAATTCATTCTTGAGGCAGGAATTGAATGATGTATAAAGAGAAAGAGacatttagatttagattttgtTCCGTCtagggaaatgaaacaaaagttGAAACTTTTGCAAGGTCCTTCTCTAGCAAATGTACAACCACAAGTTAACCTTCCTGGTTTCCACCAAGATAGACACAGCAATGTCTGCTTGATTATTATAGCTCATATCAGAATAATAAGTTTGCTTAATATTTTTCCAGCCGTGGTGGAGCAATAACAAGCAAGGGAAAATGGTATGCCCCCCTCCAGATGAATAAACATATTTTAGGAGAAAGCAGAACTTAATTTGCTTAAATCTTCAATCAGAACTTATTAAACCTCCTTCACATTTCAATCTTAATTTAACACGTAAGTCTTGGGACTTGGCACTTAAACTTCCCATTAGAATTTGGTTCACTTAAAACACACAACCAAGACTAAGATGGttgcattttaaaaggccattcaTTTAACTCATAGTTGCACATCAAAAATCAATTATTTCAATGGGTCCTAATATATTATGTATATTATTCTGCTCCTGCTAGTAGCGGGCAATGACAAAAACCAATCCCACTACTAAAACTCAACCAGTCAGGAATAATGCTCACAGATGTCTGGCATGTGAGATTtgaaaagggatggaggtgagaTTTGATTCAGTGTGCACTTCAGTCCAAATCTACCAAATGTGTAATTTCCAAAACAGTATGAGAACCGAAATGCAGCTGTGCTTCCAAATTCACActaaattttgcaatgaagttctccaacctagcaatattaataaaaatgcattttattgggAAAGTGTATAAAATATGAAAAAGGTTAGTAGGGAAGGGCATACAAAATCctttttattaggagaaattacttgcaaaaaagGTGTACATTAGtccaaactgcatataaaaaaggTATTGATTAagaaaaattgcactaaaatactggttAATTTCTTTTTAGAATTGTATTGCTGCataatgcagagaactgaatttaagattccGAAAAGCGagggggagaaataaataaaatgaaattgtaATTGATATATCCTTCCATCTCCAGACGCTACCCACAAACTTCCAAACTGATCTTCAGAAACAGTGGTGTGAgaaatctgttttaaaatgatgagagagaaaagagaaatataAAGTCATGCTCCCTAGCTGCTCTGTGCTCTAAAATTTCCTTCGCCCTGATGCGACTAAACCTGTAACTAAGTCAAATTATGTTCAAATTAAGCATACATTATTTCTCTGTGCCTTCCCCGCTTTCAGGTTTTACTTGCAGGAGCACAAACTCTCTGCAGTGTAAAATACAACATAGTAAAATACAACATAGGCATAGTAGGTAAAATGTACTTACTGAACATGAAATAAATGATATGAAGAAATGGCAAGATCAGCCAGGATGAGTCTATTCATACAGCCTATGGACCTTCAACTGCAAGAAATTTGTCTTAGATCACGAACAAAAAACAAGACACAACCAACATTTCTTTAATAGAATCTAAAACTTTAAACTCAAGGCACTAAAGAAGATATATTCAAATTGTAAGTGACAGCAAGATAATGAGTGCAGATTTTATGAGGACACAATAAATAATACCAGTTCTCAGTATTATGAGGAACGTCATCTTGGAACTGAGTTATTTTATGTTTTCAAtgattttatttcaaacaatgaatttgttttgaagcagcagcaaacaataaTATCCTCCAGGGACCTCATTAAGAGGGATTTCCTTCTTGTACACTTATTATTCCTCTAACTGGGATTGCTAAACTTATACACTTGCCAATGTAAAAaaacttccttccagtagcaccttagagaccaactatgtttgtcattggtatgagctttcgtgtgcatgcacataccaatgacaaacttatttggtctctaaggtgctactggaaggatttattttttattttgtttcgactatggcagaccaacatggctacctacctgtaactagaactgtggaaggcaccacattgagtcgcatgaaatggaagtccatcaacctggtatctgaagaagtgtgcatgcacacgaaagctcataccaatgacaaacttagttggtctctaaggtgctactggaaggaattttcttattttgtttcaactacggcagaccaacagctaccttacctgtaactagaacctgcCAATGTAGTTTAGCAAACAGAATTGTTgatttagaagaagaaaactcACAGTTCaaagagaaatgtgtgtgtgtttgtgtgtgtgtgtgtgtgtgagagagagagagagagagagagagagagagagagagtctaaaAAAACATATCCAAATGTTGATAGTGAATTAGATAGTGAAGATTTGATATCCAACGTCAACATGTGACATATGTAGATGTATCTAAAGCAGACAATATTTGTTATATGCCTGGAGTAGCATATAGGCTGAAATATTATACCTCACATGTGTCCATTCAACTGTTTTGATTCATGGAACTGGCACTGAGCATAAATCTAAACATCACCTTGATATGCCCACTGGAATGAGAAAGACTTTGTAGTGACAAAGAAACTCAGCTAGTTGCTGGTATACCATGAGTTCTCATATTCCATgaccactagtgggtggtagtgCTCAAGAAACTCGAAGGAACCCATGATCTGGTATTCTAAATcagaaaacaccaccaaagcattcctgacagatggctgtcaagcctctgcttaaagacctccaaagaaggagactccaccacactccttggcagcaaattccactgtcaaacagctcttactgtcaggaagttcttcctaatgtttaggtggaatcttctttcttgtagcttgaatccattgctctgtgtccgcttctctggatcagcagaaaacaacctttcaccctcttccatatgacatccttttatatattcgaacatggctatcatatcaccccttaaccttctcttctccaggctaaaaatgcccagctccctaagctgttcctcataagcatcatttctaggcctttgaccattttggttgccctcctctggacacgttccagcttgtcagtatccttcttgaactgtggtgcccagaactggacacagtactccaggtcagGGCTGATCAGCTGCATTGGTTATGTGCAATAAGCATAAAGGGTTTATAAGCCTTTATAAGCATACACCTATTCCTCAAACTTCTTGCACAAATGCAATAgggtagatcaggcacccccaaacttctgccctccagatgttttgggactacaattcccatcatccctgaccacaggtcctgttagctagggatgatgggagttgtagtcccaaaacatctggagggccgagtttggggatgcctggggtagatgATGGGGTTAGTTTGTTTCCCGTTGCTGCAAATGGTCGGGCataaaccaatgggttcaagtgaGAAGAATTctaacaaagcattaaaaagaacTGCCTGGCTGTATGAGATGAACAGAaagccttggaaggtggtgggctgtCCTTTGCCAGTGGTTTTTAAGTGGTGGCTGGGACGACACCTATTAGGGATGTTATAGCAGTAGATTTGTCGCATCAGCAGGGATTTGAAATATATTACCATTGAGGTTCCTCTGTGGATTCCCGCCATTCAGATTCCAATGCCATAATTCTAATTAGCACACATAAAATAGATCTTTGCCCAAATCTGCCCCTCCGCCTTTGAACACTACATTGCCTCTCACAAA
The window above is part of the Zootoca vivipara chromosome 13, rZooViv1.1, whole genome shotgun sequence genome. Proteins encoded here:
- the LOC118095691 gene encoding olfactory receptor 6X1-like yields the protein MPQTNQTVLTEFILQGFPGSAELQKYLFVPVLLMYILTVTGNILIVFIIIHDHHLHNPMYFFLGNFSFLEIFYVTTLSPKMLANFLAERRAICFYCCITQAFFHFLLGATEFCLLASMSFDRYIAICNPLHYSIIMNSKLCLQLALGSWLGGFFTVIVQTILICQLPFCGPNLINHFYCDVTPLLSLACSDTHLLEQIVLAGSALLLFSSFLLTAISYIFIISTILRIPSSSGRQKAFSTCAAHLMVVSIQYGTVMFMYVKPKANSSLEVNKVVSVLNTVITPLLNPFIYTLRNKDVKEALRKAANIKKKIPLN